A region of Cellulophaga sp. RHA19 DNA encodes the following proteins:
- a CDS encoding DUF4294 domain-containing protein, which produces MKIIKGISFITSLLFTLLSTAQIESQKDSVDLELYKIEGDSVYDTSISLNEVYVFGPLKFASKEEKLRYYILRRKTLKVYPYAKMAAEKLVVLNDSLQKLNKKSKKRKYTRKVHKEIEDQFSERLKKLTRTEGQILIKLINRQTGDTAFGLVKELRNGWRAFWYNTSAKFFKISIKEEYHPESVHEDYLIEDILQRAFAKGRLKEQPTVLNYDYTSLSNKWISKKK; this is translated from the coding sequence ATGAAAATAATAAAAGGCATATCATTTATAACGTCGTTGTTGTTTACGCTCTTAAGCACAGCGCAAATAGAGTCTCAAAAAGACTCTGTAGATTTGGAGTTATATAAGATAGAAGGAGATTCTGTTTATGATACATCTATATCTTTAAATGAGGTTTATGTATTTGGACCATTAAAATTTGCTTCCAAAGAAGAAAAATTACGTTATTATATATTAAGAAGAAAAACATTAAAGGTATATCCTTATGCAAAAATGGCTGCAGAAAAGCTAGTTGTGTTAAATGACAGTCTTCAAAAGTTAAATAAAAAGTCTAAAAAACGAAAGTACACCAGGAAAGTTCACAAAGAAATTGAGGATCAGTTTTCAGAAAGGCTAAAAAAATTAACCCGTACAGAAGGTCAAATTCTAATAAAACTAATTAATAGGCAAACTGGAGATACTGCTTTTGGTCTAGTAAAAGAACTCAGAAATGGTTGGAGGGCGTTTTGGTATAATACTTCGGCTAAGTTTTTTAAAATAAGTATAAAGGAAGAATATCATCCAGAAAGTGTACATGAAGACTACTTAATTGAGGATATTTTACAGCGTGCCTTTGCAAAAGGACGACTAAAAGAGCAGCCTACAGTCTTAAATTATGATTATACTTCACTGAGCAACAAGTGGATATCTAAAAAAAAGTAG